A window of Chanodichthys erythropterus isolate Z2021 chromosome 16, ASM2448905v1, whole genome shotgun sequence genomic DNA:
ttttttttaccgCATTAGCTGCATTGTAATTTCTACCAGCATTATCATAGTTTGTCttttttataattgtttttGTGTCATCAACAGAGTTCATATTTACGCAAAGTATATACACTTTTACTTTAGTGTCATGCATTATGTTAGCAGAAATAAACTTCTGCGAGTTTAATCCACGACTTTTATATCTTCTCAGATGATATCTGCAATATAGGGGTTCCTCACTTTTATCTAACTTCAACTGAGATGTGTGTGAGAAACATTCACAGTTTCACGAAGCTCACAGGCTGGCAAAAAAGGAAGTGAAAGCTGAATTTCTGAGTCAACAACAGAGTTAAACTCCACACCCTCTCCTGTTGTTTTGCACAAGGGTTCTTATTATTTGTGGTTTGTGAAGCAAGTGCCCTGAAAGGTCTCTTGCATGCTATTTAAAACaggttacatttatttcatactaaATATACTTCAGACATATTTACTGACGCATCACTTAAGACCAGGGTTGGGGAGTAACGAAatacatgtaattaattacatatttaaaatacaaaatttgagtaactgtatttcatttcagttacattttaaataaatggtaatcaaattacagttaCATCCGAAAAAAAGTGATTACTTTGTATTTTagtcatttatttcatttaaacattaatgtaaTCAGGAACTGGTGATTCTCTGACACTGCAAAAGCATCCTAAGCTACAGTTCTGCTCATATTCATACCCCATTGAAGAATATGCAACATTCTgcataaaattttttttttatttagtactgtcctgtaTAAGCTATTTCACATgacagatgtttacatatactcaacaagacaaaaaaaattgcCACATTCAAAAATTTACATATATACCTTTAAATCTTAAGTGTCTGTCATTACCTGAATGATGATAGTTGTTTGTGAGTCCcttgtaattgtaaaaaaaaaagaaaaagaaaagataattgcaactttttatctcacaattctgacttttttgtgtttttaagtcAGGATTGGGAGATGTaaacacaattgcaagttataaagtcagaagtaCGTGATATAAACTTGAAATTTTGACTtgtttctcgcaattgtgagtttatatctcagaattctggcTTTTCTCGCAATTCTCGCAACACTTTTCTTCTCAAAATTGAGTTTATAACTTGAgtttctgacttcttttctcaacattgcaagtttatatatcacaattctgacctaaTGTGCAATTACAACTTAACATCATACaactctgagaaaaaaaagtcagaattgtgatataaaaactcgcaattaccttgtttttgtgttacataTTAGTATTCCAAAGTATTTAGATTAAGTTACAAAACTTGGGTAATCTAATGAGATATGTTCCATTAGATTTCCATTAAAGCATATATTTTGTAATCTGCAGTGAAACACATTTCAAAAGTAACCTGCAGCCCTGCTTAAGACTTactgatataaaattataattcaactttatttggagtactgcacatttcttaatattatgcctaaaaagtgttttaatatcacttttAATACAGATTGTATAATatcagtctttaaatgcaagattaagtgtacataaagtatacttgcaataaTTCCACTGTagcacaatcaaatatactCAAGTATTtctttagttggacctcagcACTATTAAAGTGCATAAAGTAGCTCCAAAATTaattgttccaatttagcagacttaaagtacaattgcagggtATTTTCATATAGCACAtcaatatgtaaatgtatttgcaGTATACTtagcacaaaataaatgtattttaaatacgtattagtatttttttcactagggtaaAGTAGCTGTAATGATCAACAGAATGCAGAAGTAGGGTTTCAGCAGTTTATTGATGGATTTTACAAGCGATTATTATTTACAAAGCGAGAGCAGCAGAATAGAGTGCATCAAATCAAACGCCTCATTTAGACAAAACTTGCTACACCAGTATGTGGAAGAGGAACAAACACATATAAATGGTACAATTAGAAAAAGTGCTAGCGATATGAAATGATTCCACCTCAGATAAGTTCTAAGGATCCACCATTATTCATGGGTGAATcgtacataaaaataaaaggaaaagGAGAGCAAGAAATAATTTAACATCTGTGCCTAAGAAGATTCacttttaattaaattcaaaacaatCTGAAACAGTCAATTTTCATCAGTACGGAGATAACATCTCACCATTTAGAGAatacaaaacatttcaaaccAACATCCGGTGGATAGATTTTCACATCTTTCTACAAACTTTATTTGCACGTAATAAAAAGCAACACACAAAGTATTTAAACATGATAAACTGCTCAGTTAAATCAACATTACTACAAAGACATGGATGTCAAGTTAGGAAATCCAAGATAAGAAAACTTATATTGCTTATATCACGTTCAAAAAACCCACGCTATGACTTAAATAACAGGCTTGAAGTCATACATTTCGAAAATATGAGGTATACATCTTTTGGCATTGAAGACAATTTTCTAATACTGGATTTCTTCTATAACACAGGAGGAAATGATCATGTTTGGACAGATGAAACAAACCACAGGAACTGCCAGTCAACGCAAACTGAGGCGttacagagaaaaaaagaaaagcgcAAATCATTCGTCAGTGCAAGCCAGAATAAAGACGACGACGACGAATGAGACTAATCTCACAGTTATTTTCAAGGAAACTTCCccactgaaaaaaagaaaaacaaataaccTGAGAGTGAAATAAAACTACAAACTGTAGACTTCAGAATATGCAAATCAAAACTTCAAAATAACTTGGACaaagacaaaacaatacatacttgggtgcaaaaaaaaaataaattacagtttatccttggaaaaaaaaaatgaacaaagatggcattatgtaacattatgtacaGGTTTATCATGCTGATAAAGTGCTGTTAAGCTGGACAGATGGGGAAGGGTCGCTTTTGGGTTTTGCTCAGTAGATTTGAGGAGAAAGGAAGGAAACTACAGCAGGAGCCGGTCGCAAATCATCGTCTCCACGACAAACGTGTTCTCGAAGTGCCGGATGCTGTGGCAGTTCCTGGTCTCTCTCTTATCGATGTCTGAGGAAGAAGCAGATTCGAGTTGGATTACATGGACTATTTCTTATAGGACTCGCATGCTGTGTAAGTGTTGGATGAACACATACTAATGTTGATTTACAATGTTCAACATCATAGTTCAGGATGGATTTTTGTGCTGCCCAGTTTGGAAAGCAtgttacactaccattcaaaagatcagtaagattttttaaatgtttttgaaagaatcttatgctcagcaaggctgcatttacttgataatatagtaaaaactgtgatattgtgaaatattattagaatttaaaatgacAGATTTTATCACATCTCAAAGTAACGTCGCGTCTGGTCTAGACAGACAAATTGTTTGTCGCTGGAATCTTATCGCATCTCGTCTGGTTAGGACATgatgtaatatgctgatttggtgtttaaatacatttattattattttcaatgtggAAAACATTAAgtagtgctgcttaatatttttgtagaaactgatgctttttttttaattattctttgatattcaaaagtttaaaatgtatatgtctttactgtcacttttcatcATTGTAATGCATCATTGcaagtattaataataaaaaaaaaacccttactaaccccaaacttttaaattgtgTGTACTTTTGTACCCtcacttttttatttgaaatcaacatatatattttttgtttcaaatcagaaatgttttgatcaaaaatgtcttaatctTGGGGCTGGCTGTTTGGGACACTGAgaaagaattgtgaaatattctaTTCTTTTTTGAGAGGATGAACTCGGTCATTCTTGGTGTGGCGCAAATGTTGCAAATCACATTTCCTGTGGCTTCCCAGACACCATCTGCACATAGATGAGTGAGAGGAAGTTCTCATGGAGCCAAACTACAGCTCCCACGCCACATCACTACCTACACCTCAGCCTCTGCATCACCCAAGAGAGATGCCCCTTTGATCCAAACGACAACTCCCACAATGCATCAGTGTCTGACGTGCATCACATCCCCCTCTGTGTGGTTTCCTAACTGGAGATGTTCTGTGTACTATACAAACATGAGTCATGCTCGCACACCCACGTTCACATGCATTAATCAGGATGAAGATCGGTGTCAGCGTGCCACACGCACCGGATTAGAAAGAACGCACTACATGCCCATATAGATCTGAATGCAATATTTTCTAATGGACCAAAGTACTCTAACTCTAAAAAGAGGAAGATGCTGCTGGTGTAACAGTTAATGTGGTTGATTGTCACAAGATAACTTGAAGCAGGAAGAAAATAAGCAGATAAACCACAGCCacatctgtgtctgtgtgtgtgcgcaggTGCCAGTaacaaataacaaaagaaaatgaaaaggcACACTTAAAAACTAAAAAGCTTTTACATCTTCTGAACAAAATATCACAGGTAATTTATTCAGAAGATGTAAAAGCTTTTTAATTTGGAATACGCAAAAGTCACAGATGATGCTTGGATGTTATTATATAGTCACTAGGATGtaatacacaaaaatacaaGATTTTAAATCAAGccttctggattttttttttcttcactctTTTTATGGCCGTGCAACAAAAAATTTGGTTTTAACTGAAGAATAGTCATTAGCACATCTTTTCTTAATAAGCCACAGAATTTATGAGATTATTCATGTGGCACATACAGAGCAGAATAATAAAAGAAGTAGGGTTACTGGTTtggaataaataaaactttattttatttttatttatttatttaaatatatttttttattttattttttaagtattttcTAGTCACCAAAGCtggatttatttgataaaaatacataaaaatcagtaatattgtcaaattttatttcaaatttaaaataactgttttctattttaatatattttaaaatgtaatttgttgctgtgatggcaaagcttcattactccagacttcattgtcacatgatccttcagaaatcattctaatgtgtgGATAATATTGCTagtcaagaaacatttattattattattattattattattattattgctatcatcatcatcatcaatgttaaaaacagatgtgcagctaaatatttttgtggaaactgtgatatagttcaaagtttggggtaagattatataaaaaaaaaaaagaattaatagttttattcagcaaggacacattaaatgtatcaaaagcTACAGTCAAGACATTTATAGTGTTGCAaaggatttctatttcaaataaatgctgttcactGAACTTCCTATTCAAAGAATCCCCcaaaaaagtatcatggttttCATACTtgatgagacttctttcaaaaaaaaaaaaaaaaaaaatcaaaattattcaaaaatatttgagCAATACTTTAAGTTGGAATGCGAAGTTTAATGCTTAGTGTTAAGAGTTTGCTCAAAACACAAATCCCACGGACTTGGCAAACACCAATAATAAAAGTCATGAAACTTACGTCTTTGGCTACTACGGCGTCTCAGCCTGTAGATTTCTTTTCCGTAACAGAGACGGTGGATGAAGGGTCCCAGCTGACGCATGTTCCTAACACGTCCCGTCACTACCATCTCCTCCTGAATGATGTAGGTCTGGGGCAAATACATCCCCCGCTGCAGAAACACAAATGCATTCAAACGGTCACATGGGACTGCAGACTTCATTCCATCAACAATGACACATTGGCTATGATGAATCAAACATTAGAAATCTGTGCATCGCCTCTGCAAGGGAAGTGACAAGTTCCGTTTAAGGGTTGCACACATTCTGAAAAAATTCCATgattttttctgcatttttgaaatgaggggaaaaaaagaataataaaattttttttaaatgtacaaaattataaataaaaattaatttctttaaatataaaatgtatatttataaagaAGTTTCCATGAAATTGCcatgtcttttaaaaaaatcctgatacttccaggttttccatgaccatggaacattttttttaaacaactgatTTCTGAAGGCTCATTTTTACTCtttcacattttacatttctgaaataaagGCTGCACATCAAATGTGTGACTCACGAACTGATACCTTTTGTTCAAGTGTTACATAAAACTTTATGCAATCTGTTACCTTGACATTGACAAGCAGCTCCCACAGGTTCCTGGGCGGCATGACAATTGTCGTATTGAGCTCAATGACGTAGCACTTATCCAACGCAATGTCGTAGTAAGCTGTGAGTCCCTGTTAATGAGAAACACCTCCGTTAAAAATGACTCTAGAACTCAAAAAATTATGTGAGAGATTTATGTTGaattatacagtacagtccaaaagtttggaaccactaaggtttttaaaagaagtttcgtctgctcaccaaggctacatttatttaattaaaaatacagtaaaaagcagtaatattgtgaactattattacaatttaaaataactgtgtagtatttaaatatttttgacaaagtaatttatccctgtgatgcaaagctgaattttcagcatcgttactccaggcttcagtgtcacatgatccttcagcaaatcagcatattagaatgatttctgaaggatcatgtgacactgaaggctaggagtaatgatgctgaaaattcagtttggCATCGCAGTATAAATTAAAAGCAATattgaatataataatataatactggtaataatatttcacaatgtaactctttttactgaatttttgatcaattaaaccCATATAGGAGAACAAAAAGTTCTGATTTCTGCCAGACTGACATTCTCATAGATTTATAGCTGCTATAGGAAACTTGAAAATGTGGCTTTCACAGAAACATTTGCATGTACTCCTGTGCCTGGCACATTGCACTGCATATTAAACAATGATTTCAGCAGACAAAAGGTTTCCTTAGAGATGGTTCACAGTCCATCTGGGGGAGCTGTGATGACTAACGGCATCTTTTGTGCAGCCAAAGAACTAGAAGAAACTGTACTAGAGCTAAATGGGCAGAACTTCACTTCACAACTTGGAAAGATCCTCACCCTGTGAAAGTCGTGAATGATATCAGCTGGGTCGCTGCTTCCGAAGTCGGGCACTGGTACGCTGATCTGCTCGTAGTTATCATCCAGGTAGATGCCAACATTTTCCTCTATCTCCTGCCGTCCGAGTAACGGGGCGAACAGGGGGTCCTCGTACATCACCCGACAGTGGAACAAACTGTCCTCTGGGATCTGGGTAAGAAAGCAGAGCGGTTTATTATAGGGCACTTGAACTAGTCTAGTGAACAGAAGACTGAGTAAAAGAGCCAGcaaggtgttgctatggtgATCGCTATGGCAATGAACTTGTTCGTGAATAAAAGATTATTAACAGATCCGATGACGTCTGAAGTCTCACCTGAGGGCTGAAGTAGTATCGGTACAAGCATACAGATGCCATGATCAAGCCTGACAGGAAGATCACAAGGCCGAGCACGACGCACCAAAGGCCTCTAAAGGGAGACTTCTTAGATCTTACCGGAAGCACCAACTCATCCTTCTGGGAAACAcaaaacaattacaattagGATTAAAGAATTCAAACACTTGGTATGCTTTTCATTGGCTGTTTGGTAGAGATGCACAGATATAAAAAGTTtggccgataaccgataattctttatatttcaaAGTCGCTAACATATATATTTGCctataaatctaaatccaaatttttcatatcatttttgagagcctgattacaaaaacaaaagtctcaccattaaaaaGCCATTCcccaagcacacaattataatgatGTTATTTGATATCATTAGaattttatgtagcctatatgacagatTTGCGCTGCATATGTTgtacttaactgtattttcctttttgaagtgactccaatcatatttcaagcaattcaaaagcatcatggtgaacagtgcacatctgaaggaaataatccttTATCGGCTTCAATATATATTGGCAAAATTTTCTTATCGGgccaataacattaaaaatgaacatatatcggccgataccaaTATGGTGGCCCatatatcgtgcatccctaCTTTTTGTGTCTGGACTGATTCATACTTGACAAAACAAGTCAAATACACCATGCATGCTTATTGAATATATATGCACTGATAAGGCTTAGGGTTGATCTACATATCAGTTTTTCATACCAAAATCTGTATGTGCAAGCTGCCATAAAACACTCTGCAAAAATGGTTTTCttacttagtatttttgtcttctTTTCTAGTATAACTACCAaaatattcttaaatcaagataaatTTACTTGATATGTAAAAAGACTTAAGATAATAAAGGGATGGtttacccaaaaaaaaaaaaaaaaaaaagtatttttttgtcattccgAACCTATAAGACTTTGGCAAATCTATGAAAcgaaagatatttttaattaaaccaGGTAACCAAAACTGACAAGATATGCGATGCACAGAGAATGTGTGTTTATAtaagaataaaattaaaactatcatcataaaaaaaaaaaaaaaaaaaaaaagacaataaatttgacatttttcatttGGGTTTCAAAGATTAACCTAAATCTTATGGattttgaatgacatgagggggagttaacggatgacagaattttcattttcattttcactgaaaaatgtatcaaaatgaaGTGGGTTTATGATTAAAAGAATGGGTACTTTATTCAAAAGAggaaacaagattatttttctgaccccattgaCAGATAtatatttcttgttttaagcataaactcacttttttcctatatttttttttccagaaaacaagacttaatatatGAATAGCCATAATAcatatatttgtaataaaaaaacaagacaaaagtaCGAAGTTAGAAAACCATTTTTGCAGCTCTTTACTTTCAGCATCCAACTGCGCCAATAAATTAGTCATGGCAGCGTCTCAAGACGTCAGGTGGCGTGAGCAATCCATCCGCCTCCAGTCTCTCAGAGACGATGGTGCCGAGGACACCAGCTCGGATCGGCCCACGCAGGCTCTGGATCATCGTGAATCAAACAGACTGCTGACAGAGCTACTATCTCCGCCTGGCAGAGCGATATTTTTAGGCATGTACTGTACTTCCACGCTCCTTATTTGTACAGGGGTTCCTTTCTACGTAGAGAGGACACACAGTAGCAGCGGGTAGGAGACAGTGTGTGGGTACCAGGCTGAAAATAACAGCACTAGTATCAGATTAGATGAATCCACGTCATTTTCACTCTAGTAGAGAAAATGAATGCAGGCACATGAGGTCAAATTGAAAATGTGACGCACTAGAGAAGGGAACGATCTGTGTCGCCCACAAATGTCCcagtttttaatgcatttagaTTTCAGTTACTCTGAATACTCAGATAAATGATACTTTATTTTGGTTATCATCTTTTTAGTTAAAACCCCAAAGATTTGATGCATATTAACAGCCTGCAATGAATTGAAGCATTCTCAGAAATGAGAAAATTGTGAAATCTGCTGTCAGCATCATATTCCTATGAGCCTCAGAtagagaaataaataaataaaaggatgTCAGGCATCCATTTTGTGAAGGAAAAGATCCTATTTCACCCCGGATGGCAGGATCAAGCATGTGCCTATCCGGGTTGGAGCGAGAACTGAGTGTTCCAGgcacataaaaacaaaaggCTGCGGTCATCTGCATTGTTACAGCTCAAATCAGGTGGTGATAAAAGGATCTGTAGTTGAATAACTACTATCATGGGAACAAACAGCAAGCATCCATAtagagaacacacacacacacaaatgtagcTCAAGCCGATTTGTTCGGCACTAATCTGCAGTGGCGGCTACACGCCGAGGGATGATGTAATGTCATCCTGTTATGTATCTCAATACTGGCTCGCATCCATCAGATGTAAACAAATGCAGAACCTCAGGTCAAAGTCTGTCAAagagtttaaaaatatatactttaatattAATCTGTTCATAAAACTCTGAGCTGTTCAGTTAGAAATAAGACATCTGATACGTATTATCAGTCTGTAATAGTAGAATAAAGACAGCAACTAATGCATTCTCAGAAATTCTGAAATCTGCTGTCAGCATCATTTCCCTCTGTGCCGATTAGAACACAGACAAAAGAATGACTGTTTTCCTGTGCATCTCAATACTGCAATTCATTGCAGAATTACATTATCTCCTATTCTTGCTTTAAACATGCACAAGCCTgataaagtaaataataatagtatataattgcattaatttgataataataactgtatattttatattatatattatatatacacaatagtTTTGCATACTAATCGCCTAATTAGTTTAGAGACATAATAAAGTCCAGTTattaatgttaaatgttaaaaattaaaagCATAGGTACAAATAATTtcaattaataaaacaaaaaagtgaTAAATGCTTGCAGCATTTTAGATTTCGTTTTGCTGCGAGGAGGAACATGACATGACAAAGGATGGTTTCACAGCagacaacaaaacaaagacaataatgttcatttaaatgggAAGCTATAACTCACGTGAGAGTATGGCATGTGAATTTCCTCTTTGTCTCCATCGTTCTCCTTTTCCGGCTTCTGTACAGTTACTTGTTGAAACGATATCTTCACCATTTTGACGTTTCTTCCTAGTTTTCTGCGGTTAGGACGTCCAGTAGTGATTGAACCACCAAGGACTGTTCTGAGCTGTGAATGAAACGCTCGACAGAGGGCGAACTTAAAGAGGATTCCCTCGCTTCCGGTACACTTCAAAGTAAGAGTCCACCAATCGGTGTCTATTTTCTAAAATTAGTATCACTCACAATTTCcacacattaaataaataaataacggtCTCGTCTATTAACCCTTTCAGATCCGATTTATGCTGCAAGGGACAAGAATTACTATGCTTTATTTTACTCTAAATGCAACCATAAATCATAATCATTTGGGGGAAAATCAGGTTAATATTTTAATTGCGATTTCTAATGTCTATTACAAAAAACActaaataaacattcagattgtTATACATATGAATTTGTTAACTATTACTATGATAACTATGAACTATTGGGTTCTAATACATTGCAAACTTTTAGTGACTAGCACagtgtttcttgttttttttcaccCCACAGTCACCAACAACTTTGACATGTTTCCAAAGTGTCCATGCATAAGCATTGTCAATCCATCAATCTACCCATTCTTTTAAGATTTTCATTCTTCATTTATTCCCATATGATTTTAACTAAGATCACATTTTGCAATTTTTCTGTAGAAAACCTTTTGTTTCCCTTTTGTGTAGAAAACTCTTCAATGTGATATTATTATTAGATAgttattatgtattttatcaGTTTTGATGTAGCCTActgatattttaattatataatgatCCATTGAAATTAAAGATTTCATCTGTAATTTGCATAATTAATATTGAAAGTGAGAATTCTTAATGTGTCATGTTTATTTGGCAAATTAATAACCTTGAATGATATATCAAAAATGGTGTTTCACCATGAATGTGATCATACTTTAACAGGAATATAtatcatttaataatttacacatatttaaaatgaaatcaaaagtaaGCTAATACCtggaataataattaaaaaaaatgatccaATGGGATTTTTAAAATCAGCCCCTCATCTCCGCGTGGTCAAGTCTTGGACTTTTATTGTGGATTTTTCCACAAATGGGTGTCCATTCCGGTTCTATTTTAGCCGTTTACGGTGTTCTACTACGCGTTCTGATTTGCATCAGACTGCCGGAAGTCAATAAATAACTTGACACTGATTAATGCTTTTTATGGCTATGATGCAGGTTAGAATCTATAAATTATAGTCTATAGCGCAAATAAATCATACTCAAGTATGTACAAGCTATGAAACAGAATCATTTtgaattttatgttttgtctTAACACTTTtgggtattttttttaaaaagattgaTTTAGTGGCATTAATAGTTATTCTGTTTAAATTCCATATAAATACGCTAACAATTGACTGCATACATTTGACTTTATGCATATGTCGTCAAATGTAACCTGttaaatgttaagaataaaatattaaaatgtagctagtaaaatgtgtttattttattcactaaaACAATGGGAATTGCTATCTTGGTAAATGTAAGCTAAATACatattattaatgtaaatatGATATTGACCTGACATGATCTAACATTTCATGTTAAATTTCAACACACCAGTAGGCTTTCCTTGTCATGTGCTTTGCATTAATTATATTCATATGTAGCTACCTTCATACATGGCCTCATTATTAACTAGTAGGCAATGACGATGTCCCACATACGTACACTGGTGGTGAAGTAGGGCGTCGTGAATTAGATCAAGTGCGCATTCATGGAAATGGTGCCGTGAGTGTGCACTGAATTCCAGTAGAGGGCGCACTTTTGTTCTGTTCAGAAATCCTGAAGCGAAGTTGTCATACAGTTTTATTTAATACATAAGCAATTTAGATTATGTATTTGACATTTAGGGTATTtgaataggcctatttattctCTTAGTAAGATCTAGGGTCAGGATAAGCAATAGGAAGTTAGAGTTTTATCTGTCAACCTCATTACATAACAGATGAAGTTGCTTTAGAATTACCTGTACCATTtgctttgataataataaatatctgtaCAGTTGAAGTTTCCTCATTCTGTCTCTTCTCGTTTATGAGG
This region includes:
- the itm2cb gene encoding integral membrane protein 2Cb → MVKISFQQVTVQKPEKENDGDKEEIHMPYSHKDELVLPVRSKKSPFRGLWCVVLGLVIFLSGLIMASVCLYRYYFSPQIPEDSLFHCRVMYEDPLFAPLLGRQEIEENVGIYLDDNYEQISVPVPDFGSSDPADIIHDFHRGLTAYYDIALDKCYVIELNTTIVMPPRNLWELLVNVKRGMYLPQTYIIQEEMVVTGRVRNMRQLGPFIHRLCYGKEIYRLRRRSSQRHIDKRETRNCHSIRHFENTFVVETMICDRLLL